One genomic region from Bos javanicus breed banteng chromosome 14, ARS-OSU_banteng_1.0, whole genome shotgun sequence encodes:
- the TP53INP1 gene encoding tumor protein p53-inducible nuclear protein 1 isoform X2, whose amino-acid sequence MFQRLNKMFVGEVNTSSNQEPEFSEKEDDEWILVDFIDTCTGFSAAEDEEEEDISEESPPERPSVFSCLPASLECLADTSDSCFLQFESCPMEESWFITPPPCFTAGGLTTIKVETSPMENLLIEHPSMSVYAVHEPCPRLSEAHCGTEEFHNPGSPRARKSCL is encoded by the exons ATGTTCCAGAGATTGAATAAAATGTTTGTGGGTGAAGTCAATACTTCTTCAAACCAAGAACCAGAATTTAGTGAGAAAGAAGATGATGAGTGGATTCTTGTTGACTTCATAG ACACTTGCACGGGTTTctcagcagcagaggatgaagaggaagaagacaTCAGTGAAGAGTCACCTCCCGAGCGCCCTTCAGTCTTTTCCTGTCTCCCTGCATCTCTCGAGTGCTTGGCTGACACGAGTGACTCCTGCTTCCTCCAGTTTGAGTCCTGTCCAATGGAGGAGAGCTGGTTTATCACCCCTCCCCCATGTTTTACTGCAGGTGGATTAACCACTATCAAGGTGGAGACCAGTCCTATGGAAAACCTTCTCATTGAACACCCCAGCATGTCCGTCTATGCTGTGCACGAGCCCTGCCCCCGCCTCAGCGAGGCCCACTGTGGGACTGAGGAGTTTCATAACCCAGGCAGTCCCAG